From Bacillus basilensis, a single genomic window includes:
- a CDS encoding nucleoside hydrolase: MTIHKLITIEGMELRAMKKVLFLGDPGIDDSLAIMYGLLHPGIDIVGVVTGYGNVTQEKATSNAAYLLQLAGREDIPVINGAKIPLSGDITTYYPEIHGAEGLGPIRPPKSFSPNIKPFCEFFDILEKYKGELIIVDAGRSTTLATAFILEKPLMKYVKGYYIMGGAFLMPGNVTPVAEANFHGDPIASQLVMQNAKNVTLVPLNVTSEAIITPEMVKYITKHSKTSFNKLIEPIFTYYYKAYRKLNPKITGSPVHDVVTMMVAANPSILDYVYRRVDVDTVGIAKGESIADFRPQPDAKSLKNWVRIGWSLHYKKFLEDFVKIMT; the protein is encoded by the coding sequence ATGACTATTCATAAATTAATAACAATTGAGGGGATGGAGTTGAGGGCGATGAAAAAAGTATTATTTTTAGGAGACCCGGGAATTGATGACTCGCTAGCCATAATGTATGGGTTGTTGCATCCTGGTATTGATATTGTTGGTGTTGTAACGGGGTATGGAAATGTAACACAAGAAAAGGCAACAAGTAATGCGGCATATTTATTGCAGTTAGCAGGCAGAGAAGATATACCAGTTATTAATGGTGCGAAAATCCCTTTATCTGGAGATATTACAACGTACTATCCAGAAATTCACGGGGCGGAAGGTTTAGGGCCAATTCGACCTCCGAAAAGTTTTTCTCCAAATATAAAGCCTTTTTGTGAGTTTTTCGACATTCTTGAAAAATATAAAGGAGAATTAATTATCGTTGATGCTGGTAGGTCAACGACACTTGCGACAGCATTTATTTTAGAAAAACCATTGATGAAGTATGTGAAGGGATATTATATAATGGGCGGTGCTTTTTTAATGCCTGGAAATGTTACACCAGTCGCAGAAGCGAATTTTCATGGTGATCCCATTGCGTCACAATTAGTGATGCAAAATGCCAAGAATGTGACATTGGTGCCGCTTAATGTTACATCTGAAGCTATTATTACGCCAGAGATGGTAAAGTATATTACGAAACATTCTAAAACGAGTTTTAATAAATTAATTGAACCGATTTTTACGTATTATTATAAAGCCTATAGAAAGTTAAATCCGAAAATAACAGGAAGTCCAGTACATGACGTCGTTACAATGATGGTTGCGGCGAATCCGTCAATATTGGATTATGTGTATCGTCGTGTAGATGTAGATACAGTGGGGATTGCAAAAGGAGAAAGTATTGCAGATTTCCGTCCTCAACCGGATGCAAAATCCTTAAAAAATTGGGTGCGAATTGGTTGGTCATTACATTATAAAAAATTTCTCGAAGACTTCGTAAAAATTATGACGTAG